TCACCGGAGGTTGATCAGTGGGGGTGTCACGCCACCACGACCGCAAGTCCGAAGCGACCGACGGCAGCCAACCGACCCACCGGTCGGAACGCCCAGATGCCCCGACTCCCGAACGCCCCCACAGGATCGCGACCAACACGACGGCGAATCCGATGCGACCGAGCGCGACCGCCCCGGCGTACCGGTCGGAACGCCCGATGGGATAGCGGACCGCCTGCACGCCAACGCGACGAGCACAGCGCACTCGCGCCGCCCCCTGCCGACGCCATCAACCACCTGCGCCGAAATCCTATCGACGCCCCGCGCTCACCCTCCGTACGGTGGCCGCATGGGCCTGCGTATCGGTGCACTGATCGTCGACTCCACCGACCCCGGGCGGCTCGCCAGGTTCTGGGCGGAGGCGCTGGACTGGGTGATCAGCCGGGACGTCGATCCCGAGTGGGTCGTCGAGCCGCCCGAGGGAAGCCGCGAGGACTGTGTCGTGGCCGACCTGCTGTTCATCAAAGTGCCCGAACCACGCTCAGGCAAGAACCGCCTACATCTCGACCTCCGCCCGGAGGACCAGGCAGCGGAGGTCGCCCGGCTGGAAGCACTGGGCGCCACCCGCGTCGACATCGGCCAGGGCGACGACCGCCCGTGGGTCGTGATGGCCGATCCGGAGGGCAACGAGTTCTGCGTCCAGAACGCCCATCCACCAGAGGTCCACGCCGACTGGCTCCGGCGGTACGACGCTTACCAGCCGACCCTCAACCATGGAGCGTCGGCCGATAGATGAGCTCCTGAATGCTGCCGTCAAGTGTCCGGCTCTCGAGCAGCTCCAGGTCGAAATCCTTGGTCCCCAGGAAGATCGGCTCCGCCCCGGTCTGACCGGTGATCACCGGGAAGATGGTCAGCAGCACCCGATCGACCAGCCCGGCGTCCAACAGCGATCGGTTGAGCAGCAAGCTCCCGTTCGACCGCAACGGAACCGGCGACTCCTCCTTCAACCGGCCCACGACGTCGACGGCATCGCCATACTCGAGCGTCGCGTCCGGCCAGTTGAGCGGCCCCTCGAGCGTCGCCGACACGACCGTCGTCGGCAGGTTGTACATCCGGGCATTCACCGGGTCGAGCTCGATCGAGCCGAGGATCTCCGCCATCTGCCGGTAGGTGTTGGCGCCGAGCACCATCCGCTGCTCCTCGCCGTACAGCGCGAGGCGGCGCTCGAGGAACTCGGGCCCCTGCTTGCCCCAGTAGCCACCCCAGTCGCCGTCGTCGTACGAGGCGAACCCGTCGAGAGTGGAGAAGACGTCGAAGGTGTAGATCGCGGTCATGAAAGGCTCCTTGTCTACGGTGCGTTCACCCCCTCTACGAACGCACCGGCCCGGATCTGACAGCCTCCAGCACCGCAAGATCCCGTACGGCGTACCGGTGGTGCTCGGCCTCCTCCTTCAGGATCACCTTCAGGCACCGCCGTACGACGTACTCCTGGTCCGGATACGGGTCGGCCGGCTTGCGTCCGCAAACCCGATCGAGCTCGGCGTCGGTCAGTGCGTCGACGGTCTGCCGCATCACGGCCATCCGCGCGCGCCGGGCGTCGAGCACCTCGTCGAGCGTCGGCGTGGCGTCCAGGCTGAGCCCGAGGTTGGCCGCCTCCTCGTCCGGCGTCCCACCGGCCGGGTACCCCAGTGAGTTGTACGGGGCGGCTTCCTCGAGCACCGCGTTGCCGAGCCAGGCATCACTCGCGAACAGCAAGTGCCGATGGGTCTCGACGAACGACCACTCCCCGTCGACCCGCTCCTGAAGCGTTGCTTCAGGCAACTTCCTTGCGCGCTCGATCGTCGCGGCCCACAACCCCTCGACGACGTCCCAGACCGCCCGGTAGTCCTCGACGCTGCGCGCTTCCCGCGCCGCCACCCGCGCCGGATGCTGCCGATCGAGCTCGCCCTCGACGTACGCCGTCACGTCGACGTCGTTCACCACGAGCCGCTCGAAAGCCCCACCGACGTAGACGTCACTCCCGTAGCAGTCGACGATCTTCAGCCCGTCGACCTCACAGTCACGAATCTCGAGCCCGGCAAGGTCCGACAGATGAATCCGCCCACCCCGAAACTGTTCACTTCGCAAGAACTCAGCCATACCGGCAGTCTGGCGCACGCCTCGGACATTTTTCCGCGACCAGCCTTGGCCGCTCACAACCAGCGCCGCTACGGTTTGCAAGCACCGACGCCGAACGCACCCCGAGGCGATGGTGCGGTTGGCGGGTCTGGGTTCGCTGGGATCCGATCCGGCGGGCGTGGAGCGCGCAGGCTTCGCTCGCCTGGGGGTGGTCGAGGTGGACGGCTTGTTCGACGGCGCTGCTCAGATCCTGCACGAAGCCGGCACCGAAGCGGCGACGTCCGCCTCATCGGTAGTCCGTCCAACGGGTTGGCCAAGCTCATCGCGTCGACTGGTCGAGAGGGCTGAAGTGGGAGAGAACGTGGACTGGCTCGGAGTACGGCGCTGCTGGTGCCGCTGGCCGGCTCGTTCGGCCGCGGTACCAGCCTCGTCGGGTCGTCCACGCCGGCGTATCCCGCGGTTGGCCAAGCTCATCGCGTCGACTGGCCAAGGAGGCTGAGGTGGGAAAGGACGTGGACTGGCCCGGCCGGGGGCCGACATGGCTCGGTGTGCCCGCGCTGGTGGTGGCGGTGGTCGGTGGGTTGGGGCTGGCGGAGATTTCGCATCGGCAGGGGTTCAGCCGGGACCTGCTGACCAACGGGACGGAGACCGTCGCATCGTCGGTGCAAGTGGACGTGAGGCGCGGCGGCATCAGCAATCCGGAGGTCGTCTTTCGGACTACTGACGGCCGGGAGATCAGGACCGCACTGGCCGACGCCCACGTGAACGGCGACGAGGGCATGGCGGACGGACAGCAGACGCCGCGACCTGGGACCCGATACGCGGCGCCCTTGACGATCGTCTACCGGCCGTCGGACCCGTCGGTGGCGCTGGCCTTGGTCGACGCCGGCGAGTGGGTCGCGGACCAGCACACGGCGCGTCGCGGGAAGTGGATGATGACCGGCGGGCTCGCGGTGACGCTGATCGCCCTGGCCGGGCTGAGCCGTGGCGCGCGGAGACGAGGGCTCGCGTGGTGGCAGTGGTACACCGCCGCGCCGCCTACCGGAGCAGACTGAGGAGCCGCTCGGCTCGCGTGGTGGCAGTGGTACGCCGCGCCGCCTACCGAACAGACTGAGGAGCCGTCCGGCTCGCGTGGTCGCGGTGGTACGCCGCGCCGCCTACCGGAGCAGACCGAGGAGCCGTTCGGCCTGTGCTTCGGCGGTTCCCGGCGGGTTGCGATGCGCCGATGGACCGCCCGGGCGGATGAGCGTGAGCCAGAACGCCGCAAACAACCGCCGCGCGGCCCGGAGGCGCTCAGCATCCACGTCATACCGGCTGAGAAAGGGCCGCCAGTCGGTGCCGCGAGAGGCGAGGTGCTCAACAAGGTTGGCCAACTCGACAGCAAGGTCGCTCCGCCCGGAGTCCTCGAAGTCGATGATCCGTACGCGCTCACCGTCCCAGAGATAGTTCGCCAGATTCGGATCTCCGTGCCCGATCACAGGCACCCGCGGCTCCACCAGTTCGTCAGCGTCCGCCCCCGCCAGCCACTCCCGCGCCACCTCATGCGCCTCGGCAATGACCCCTCCCCCATCCCAGGACACGACCGACCGCCTGACCCGAGCAACAAACCGCCCACAATCAATCGACTCGACGCCCTCCGAAGGAACCGACCACAACGCATCAAGCGCCACCCGAAGCCCATCCAGCTGCGCCGCCGACAAACACCCACCCATCGGTACGCCGGCAAGCCGACTCATCACCACCACCGGCCGCCCCGCCCCTGCCCTCACCTTCCCCAACGCCCTCGCCCCCAACTCCACCCCGGACTCCGGCCGCTGCCTCAACTCCCGCCCCCGCTCCAACCCCGCCGCCCCCGGCTCCCGCTGCGACTCCAGTCCCGACTCCGAACCCGCCCGCTCCCACTCCGGCCCCGGCTCCGGCCTCGGGCCCAGCCCCGACGCGACTCCCGGCTCTGGGCCTGACCCCAGTCCCCGGCCCAGCTCCCGCTCCGACCCCGCCCCCAGTTCCCCCTCCAGCCCGGGCCTGCGCTTCCCCTCCAGCTCCGGCTCCCGCTCCGGCTCCGGCTCCTCGAGGCCGATCGGCACCGGTACCAGGTCAGGCCTCGCAGCAGAGATCACCTGCAGCGCAGCCCACTCCCGCAGATGCTCGTCCCGGCTCCAGTCCACGTACGTCTTGGTCACAACCTCACCGAAGATCTCCACCTGATGCGTCTGACTCATCGCTCTCCCTCCGGATGATCGACTCTGCGCTCAAGGTGCACTGCGCCAGCGCATCGGCCAAGTCAGCAGCGGCTAGCAGCCCAGCACCCGGCGCCCAGCACTCGGCGTTGGGTCCTCGACGCTCGACCCTCGGCGCTCGGTGCTCGGTGCTGGACTCGGCGAACGGGATCCGGAGGTCGGGCCAGCTCCGGTGCACTCGGTGCTGAGTCCTCGGCGCTCGGTGCTTGCCCCAGTGAACGTGATCCGGAGGTCGGTCGGCTCCGGTGTGCTCGGCGCTCAGCCGTCGGTGCACCACCCGGTGAAGATGAACCGGAGGTCGGGTCGGCTCCGGTGCACTCGGCGCTGAGTCCTTGGCGCTCGGCGCTCGACTCGGTGAACGTGATCCGGAGGTCGGGCCAGCTCCGGTGCACTGGGCGCCCGATGGACGCGGTCGTGGTTCCTCGCGACGACTCGGCGCTCGGCACACGGCAGTCAGCACTCAGCGCCAAGGTGCCTCGGGCGTACCTGCGCCCTGGTCGTGGTGGGCGACCAACCTGGTCAGTAGCCCGTTCAGCTTTCGTCGGTCTGCTGGGGACAGTGGTGCCAGTAGCTCATCCTGGCACTTGGCCAATTGCTTCTCGAGGACCCGCAATCGCCGCTCGCCCGCTGTGGTCAGAGAGATCACGTTGCGCCGCCGGTCGCCCGGATCCGGGGATCGCTCGACGAAAGAGTCCTCGGCCAGCTCGTTGAGCGTTGCCACCATGTCGCTGAGATGGATCCCGCTCCGTCGTCCCAGTTCGGCCTGGCTCGCCGGCCCGAACTCCTCCAGCGTCGCCATCAGCCGGTA
The Kribbella italica DNA segment above includes these coding regions:
- a CDS encoding VOC family protein; its protein translation is MGLRIGALIVDSTDPGRLARFWAEALDWVISRDVDPEWVVEPPEGSREDCVVADLLFIKVPEPRSGKNRLHLDLRPEDQAAEVARLEALGATRVDIGQGDDRPWVVMADPEGNEFCVQNAHPPEVHADWLRRYDAYQPTLNHGASADR
- a CDS encoding dihydrofolate reductase family protein, coding for MTAIYTFDVFSTLDGFASYDDGDWGGYWGKQGPEFLERRLALYGEEQRMVLGANTYRQMAEILGSIELDPVNARMYNLPTTVVSATLEGPLNWPDATLEYGDAVDVVGRLKEESPVPLRSNGSLLLNRSLLDAGLVDRVLLTIFPVITGQTGAEPIFLGTKDFDLELLESRTLDGSIQELIYRPTLHG
- a CDS encoding DinB family protein; its protein translation is MAEFLRSEQFRGGRIHLSDLAGLEIRDCEVDGLKIVDCYGSDVYVGGAFERLVVNDVDVTAYVEGELDRQHPARVAAREARSVEDYRAVWDVVEGLWAATIERARKLPEATLQERVDGEWSFVETHRHLLFASDAWLGNAVLEEAAPYNSLGYPAGGTPDEEAANLGLSLDATPTLDEVLDARRARMAVMRQTVDALTDAELDRVCGRKPADPYPDQEYVVRRCLKVILKEEAEHHRYAVRDLAVLEAVRSGPVRS
- a CDS encoding DUF3592 domain-containing protein, which translates into the protein MGKDVDWPGRGPTWLGVPALVVAVVGGLGLAEISHRQGFSRDLLTNGTETVASSVQVDVRRGGISNPEVVFRTTDGREIRTALADAHVNGDEGMADGQQTPRPGTRYAAPLTIVYRPSDPSVALALVDAGEWVADQHTARRGKWMMTGGLAVTLIALAGLSRGARRRGLAWWQWYTAAPPTGAD
- a CDS encoding phosphotransferase family protein, whose translation is MSQTHQVEIFGEVVTKTYVDWSRDEHLREWAALQVISAARPDLVPVPIGLEEPEPEREPELEGKRRPGLEGELGAGSERELGRGLGSGPEPGVASGLGPRPEPGPEWERAGSESGLESQREPGAAGLERGRELRQRPESGVELGARALGKVRAGAGRPVVVMSRLAGVPMGGCLSAAQLDGLRVALDALWSVPSEGVESIDCGRFVARVRRSVVSWDGGGVIAEAHEVAREWLAGADADELVEPRVPVIGHGDPNLANYLWDGERVRIIDFEDSGRSDLAVELANLVEHLASRGTDWRPFLSRYDVDAERLRAARRLFAAFWLTLIRPGGPSAHRNPPGTAEAQAERLLGLLR
- a CDS encoding MarR family winged helix-turn-helix transcriptional regulator; translation: MENSSEKTSPAWMKLPSWLLSQTAAHSQRLLAEGFASVGARGYHYRLMATLEEFGPASQAELGRRSGIHLSDMVATLNELAEDSFVERSPDPGDRRRNVISLTTAGERRLRVLEKQLAKCQDELLAPLSPADRRKLNGLLTRLVAHHDQGAGTPEAPWR